A single Arcanobacterium canis DNA region contains:
- the rpsR gene encoding 30S ribosomal protein S18, with amino-acid sequence MAKPVLRKPKKKGNPLKAAKIENIDYKDTATLRKFISDRGKIRSQRVTGVTVQQQRQIARAVKNAREMALLPYTGSNR; translated from the coding sequence ATGGCAAAGCCAGTTCTGCGCAAGCCGAAGAAGAAGGGCAACCCCCTCAAGGCTGCGAAGATCGAGAACATCGACTACAAGGACACCGCAACCCTGCGCAAGTTCATTTCGGATCGCGGCAAGATCCGCTCGCAGCGCGTCACCGGCGTCACCGTTCAGCAGCAGCGTCAGATTGCTCGCGCCGTGAAGAACGCGCGTGAGATGGCACTGCTCCCCTACACCGGCTCGAACCGCTGA
- a CDS encoding single-stranded DNA-binding protein, with amino-acid sequence MAGEPIITVTGNLTADPELKYVGSGTPVASFTVASTPRTFNRSTNEWEDGEAMFVRCSVWRDYAENVTESLSKGMRVIVTGRLQIRSYQRNDGSQGTSVEMQVDEVGPSLRYATAQVSKRAGGNGGGNRGGNSGFGAGNNYANQGGYNQGRASYDAPQGGSAGDPWGQAPAGGSSFDDNPPF; translated from the coding sequence ATGGCAGGCGAACCGATTATTACCGTCACCGGCAACCTCACGGCTGATCCGGAACTCAAGTACGTAGGCTCTGGTACGCCTGTTGCTTCCTTCACCGTGGCGTCCACCCCTCGTACGTTCAACCGATCCACGAATGAGTGGGAAGACGGCGAAGCGATGTTTGTTCGCTGCTCCGTCTGGCGTGACTACGCAGAAAACGTAACCGAATCTCTTTCTAAGGGAATGCGTGTTATCGTGACTGGCCGCCTTCAAATCCGCTCCTACCAGCGCAACGATGGTTCTCAGGGAACCTCTGTTGAAATGCAGGTTGATGAAGTGGGTCCGTCATTGCGCTATGCCACCGCACAGGTGTCAAAGCGTGCAGGCGGTAACGGTGGAGGAAACCGCGGCGGAAATTCCGGCTTCGGCGCTGGCAACAACTACGCAAACCAGGGCGGGTACAACCAAGGACGTGCATCGTACGATGCCCCCCAAGGTGGCTCGGCAGGGGATCCGTGGGGCCAGGCGCCGGCAGGTGGATCGTCATTCGACGACAACCCGCCGTTCTGA